In Opitutaceae bacterium TAV5, one genomic interval encodes:
- a CDS encoding beta-glucosidase: MKKTGIRSRLPRATGLVTSILAALGLAVSVTAATVPFIDDFETAGGYTAGPLSASGSHPWTFAAPLSAEIVTSGFSGDQSLSLLGKGWLDFTPENPGQYPVTWIDFYTRPVFSPAAEALPKLKNLHRTVATGFVVADAATGELYAASGDGAGGGEWIATGHHVSLATDDSNRSANWLRISYRIDYPLKRWDLFVDGQLVLPNLAFLDNTQTGFSQFSLRGDEETAAFLDYFYVGGDNPLYADASGDGIPDSWLIAHGLSTAINQRDLDPDHDGLSNLQEYLLGTDPTKADTDNDGVYDGREVARGTDPKTAETHPLGAVPFADSFEADAPGAFADGTRLWQVEVTGENSAVEVLSAPTPLSDGGSHYLSLTGSGIRVERSFASDPASGNNEQSVWLDFRLQAAPRREAPAIPADVAAVFYVSEEGYLMALDGDGAGGGVWHGLIPVTAGNWHRITLRLDYGTQRWSLWLDGVRYGQNLGFARPVPFFSGFAVQHSERPANPAALDDFRVTIGATVADEPADLDNDGDGLTNAQERALGTDPDNPDTDGDGIRDNMEIALGLDPLSPEGMIAKLVDEGNGTWAWRTQFSTAEGYETGPLDGQLGWQATGAATVTGEEAVLHAPDADTPATLEHVIGAGGIDRVWLSFRARLEVGRLPDPASITGKISSLFGYRNEGKLSIYDAPTGKWVEHDVQNLVTAAGDWNDYVLYLDYREHRWLLAVNGRLVARDIGFRDIGLTTIARIRMMQEGSDRETPHEARFDDIVVSNTEPAGLDFDGDDLTNEEERLLGTDPFNADTDGDGMPDGWEVIHGLNPLNPADASADPDKDGIPNLAEFLNNLDPTQADGPQTGIIILEEWNNLTGSAVSNLTGNGNFPLKPTKITTLDKLEYGPEYGDNYGTRIRGFLVPPVDGNYEFWIAGDYSAELWLSPTDSPFDRKKIASVARSTATLREWDAQATQASGVIPLRAGQHYYIEVLHKESTGTDHLSVGWRIPGGTKVEVITAAHLATFVPRADDLDGDGLPDAWEQQYGISTVYGYGVHGAYGDKDGDGLNNLLEYQLGTHPGQKDTDGDGVSDSDEVNRLGSDPTVADVQVPQTIGSQAGNTGTSVTGSWIEADDGSGAMITQTPRAALDFTITVPADGVYQLEFEAKSGSNPTTDTTFPVEISVDGQVVGRINFVLPKTGAITLGRIITPWLTAGTHTVRFYYDGALSYRYLQLNAVRVQSFGGVDADNDGTPDWMAARITGANSLRPLPTQSYVSPLFVEGTARYFNLLAVSADGESVTATPAPSWGWFTNVPLSADPEETVLVEAAFENGALRQSARVSWKALDLSGELSDLPERKLRIRKGDSLLFASAGSGSSLAIERTDATTQVLPMEETAPLPVLFDQAGTFTVTAVAVPEEVGGESTLSEAFTVEVIEAEFNGDPVAGVGFGTLVTWDNPKIRAADGLFIEVDQGILLEKASTLSGGGTRFNLASSNLGKSYAIARLSEEGPVISQAAVTGLQVRSNEKTAVDALTFYPDGSILYGTTIQLSEVTPDTKVVVEIFLKGVTFEDGTTKKTFTAADFDALGRIYVKFLYTPGASKNSFCHRIHVYNGSTYLGTF, from the coding sequence ATGAAAAAGACGGGAATTCGCAGCAGGTTGCCCCGGGCAACCGGACTTGTCACGTCCATTCTGGCCGCACTCGGCCTCGCCGTTTCGGTAACAGCAGCCACGGTGCCGTTCATCGACGACTTCGAGACGGCGGGCGGCTACACGGCCGGTCCTCTCTCTGCCAGCGGCAGCCATCCTTGGACATTCGCTGCGCCGCTGTCGGCGGAGATCGTCACGAGCGGCTTTTCCGGCGACCAGTCGCTGTCACTGCTCGGCAAGGGCTGGCTGGATTTTACTCCGGAGAACCCCGGGCAGTACCCCGTTACCTGGATCGACTTCTACACCCGTCCGGTTTTCTCGCCTGCAGCCGAAGCCCTGCCGAAGCTGAAGAATCTGCATCGGACCGTAGCCACCGGTTTTGTCGTGGCGGATGCTGCGACCGGCGAACTGTATGCTGCCAGCGGCGATGGCGCAGGCGGAGGAGAGTGGATTGCCACCGGCCATCATGTATCGCTGGCCACCGATGACAGCAACCGTTCGGCCAACTGGTTGCGGATCTCGTACCGGATCGACTACCCGCTCAAGCGGTGGGATCTGTTTGTGGACGGCCAGCTCGTGTTGCCGAACCTCGCGTTTCTTGACAACACGCAGACCGGCTTTTCGCAGTTCTCCCTGCGCGGTGACGAGGAAACCGCCGCGTTCCTCGACTATTTTTACGTGGGCGGCGACAACCCGCTCTACGCCGATGCCTCCGGCGACGGCATTCCCGACTCCTGGCTGATCGCCCACGGACTGAGCACCGCGATCAACCAGCGCGACCTCGATCCGGACCACGACGGCCTGAGCAACCTGCAGGAATACCTGCTCGGCACCGATCCGACGAAAGCCGACACCGACAACGACGGCGTGTATGATGGCCGTGAGGTGGCCCGCGGCACCGATCCGAAGACCGCCGAAACGCATCCGCTCGGCGCGGTCCCGTTTGCCGACAGTTTTGAAGCCGACGCGCCCGGTGCCTTTGCCGACGGCACCCGGCTGTGGCAGGTCGAAGTTACGGGGGAAAATTCCGCGGTCGAAGTCCTGTCCGCCCCGACGCCGCTTTCCGATGGCGGCAGCCACTACCTGAGCCTGACTGGTTCGGGCATTCGCGTGGAACGCAGTTTCGCTTCCGACCCCGCTTCCGGAAACAACGAACAATCCGTGTGGCTCGACTTCCGGCTCCAGGCCGCTCCGCGCCGCGAGGCCCCTGCCATCCCGGCCGATGTTGCCGCAGTCTTTTATGTCTCCGAGGAAGGTTACCTGATGGCGCTCGACGGCGACGGAGCCGGCGGCGGCGTCTGGCACGGCCTGATCCCCGTCACTGCGGGTAACTGGCACCGGATCACATTGCGGCTCGACTACGGGACGCAACGCTGGTCACTCTGGCTCGACGGCGTCCGCTACGGACAAAACCTCGGCTTTGCCCGTCCCGTTCCGTTCTTCTCCGGCTTTGCCGTGCAACACAGCGAACGCCCTGCGAATCCCGCCGCGCTCGATGACTTCCGGGTGACGATTGGCGCAACCGTAGCCGATGAACCGGCCGACCTGGACAACGACGGCGACGGCCTGACCAATGCGCAGGAACGCGCCCTCGGCACCGATCCGGACAATCCCGACACCGATGGCGACGGCATCCGTGACAACATGGAAATCGCTCTCGGGCTCGATCCGCTCTCGCCGGAAGGCATGATCGCCAAACTGGTGGACGAGGGCAACGGCACCTGGGCCTGGCGCACGCAGTTCTCCACTGCCGAAGGTTACGAAACGGGCCCGCTCGATGGCCAGCTTGGCTGGCAGGCGACCGGAGCGGCTACCGTCACCGGCGAGGAAGCCGTCCTGCACGCGCCCGATGCGGACACACCCGCCACGCTCGAACACGTGATCGGGGCCGGCGGTATTGACCGCGTCTGGCTTTCCTTCCGCGCCAGACTCGAAGTCGGACGCCTGCCCGATCCGGCGTCGATCACCGGAAAAATTTCCAGCCTCTTCGGCTACCGTAACGAGGGCAAACTATCGATCTACGACGCCCCGACCGGCAAGTGGGTGGAGCACGACGTGCAAAACCTCGTGACCGCGGCTGGCGACTGGAATGATTATGTCCTGTACCTGGACTATCGCGAACACCGCTGGCTGCTGGCAGTCAACGGCCGCCTCGTGGCGCGCGACATCGGATTCCGCGACATCGGCCTGACGACGATCGCGCGCATCCGGATGATGCAGGAAGGTAGCGACCGCGAGACCCCGCACGAAGCCCGCTTCGACGACATCGTGGTGAGCAACACCGAACCGGCCGGCCTCGACTTCGACGGCGACGACCTGACCAACGAGGAAGAACGCCTGCTCGGCACCGATCCCTTCAACGCCGACACCGACGGTGACGGGATGCCCGATGGATGGGAAGTGATTCACGGCCTCAACCCGCTCAATCCGGCTGACGCCTCCGCTGACCCGGACAAGGACGGCATTCCCAACCTTGCCGAGTTTTTGAACAACCTTGATCCGACCCAAGCGGACGGCCCGCAGACCGGTATCATCATCCTTGAAGAGTGGAACAATCTGACCGGCTCCGCCGTGTCGAACCTCACCGGCAACGGCAACTTCCCGCTCAAGCCGACAAAAATCACCACGCTCGACAAGCTGGAGTATGGCCCCGAATACGGGGACAACTACGGCACGCGCATTCGCGGCTTCCTCGTGCCGCCGGTGGACGGAAATTACGAATTCTGGATTGCCGGCGACTACAGCGCCGAACTCTGGCTGAGTCCGACCGACAGCCCGTTTGACCGCAAGAAGATCGCCAGCGTGGCCCGCAGCACGGCCACGCTCCGGGAATGGGACGCGCAGGCCACCCAGGCCTCCGGCGTCATTCCGCTCCGGGCCGGGCAGCACTATTACATCGAGGTCCTGCACAAGGAATCCACCGGCACTGATCACTTGTCCGTGGGGTGGCGGATTCCGGGCGGTACAAAAGTGGAAGTCATCACCGCCGCGCACCTGGCGACGTTTGTGCCTCGCGCCGACGACCTCGACGGCGATGGCCTGCCCGATGCCTGGGAACAGCAATACGGCATCAGCACCGTTTACGGCTACGGCGTTCATGGCGCTTACGGAGACAAGGACGGCGACGGTCTCAATAACCTGCTCGAATACCAGCTCGGCACGCATCCCGGACAAAAGGACACGGACGGCGACGGGGTGAGCGACAGCGACGAGGTCAACCGCCTCGGCTCCGACCCGACCGTGGCCGACGTGCAGGTCCCGCAGACCATCGGCAGCCAGGCCGGCAACACCGGCACGTCCGTGACCGGTTCCTGGATCGAGGCGGACGACGGCAGCGGGGCGATGATCACGCAGACCCCCCGCGCCGCGCTCGACTTCACGATCACGGTTCCGGCCGACGGCGTGTATCAACTCGAATTCGAGGCGAAGAGCGGAAGCAACCCGACGACCGACACGACCTTCCCGGTGGAAATCTCCGTCGATGGCCAGGTTGTCGGCCGCATCAACTTCGTGCTGCCCAAGACCGGTGCGATCACCCTCGGCCGCATCATCACGCCCTGGCTGACCGCCGGCACGCACACGGTGCGCTTTTATTACGACGGCGCGCTCAGCTACCGCTACCTGCAACTCAACGCGGTTCGCGTACAGAGTTTTGGCGGCGTCGATGCCGACAACGACGGCACGCCCGACTGGATGGCGGCCCGGATCACCGGAGCCAACAGCCTCCGCCCGTTGCCAACGCAGAGCTACGTTTCGCCGCTGTTCGTGGAAGGCACCGCCCGGTACTTCAACCTGCTGGCGGTCTCCGCCGACGGCGAATCCGTCACCGCCACGCCCGCGCCCTCGTGGGGCTGGTTCACCAATGTGCCCCTGTCGGCCGATCCGGAGGAAACCGTGCTGGTCGAGGCCGCGTTCGAGAACGGCGCGCTGCGCCAGTCGGCCCGCGTCTCCTGGAAGGCGCTCGACCTGTCCGGCGAGTTGTCCGACCTGCCGGAAAGAAAGCTGCGCATCCGCAAGGGTGACAGCCTGCTCTTCGCTTCCGCCGGTTCCGGCAGCAGCCTCGCCATCGAGCGTACCGACGCCACCACGCAGGTTCTTCCGATGGAGGAAACCGCGCCCCTGCCCGTCCTCTTCGATCAGGCCGGCACGTTCACCGTCACGGCCGTAGCCGTTCCCGAAGAAGTGGGTGGCGAAAGCACGCTCTCGGAAGCGTTCACGGTCGAGGTCATCGAGGCCGAGTTCAACGGCGATCCGGTTGCCGGCGTCGGCTTCGGCACGCTTGTCACCTGGGACAACCCGAAGATCCGCGCCGCCGACGGCCTCTTTATCGAGGTGGACCAGGGCATCCTGCTGGAAAAGGCGTCCACCCTCTCCGGAGGCGGCACCCGGTTCAACCTTGCCTCGTCGAATCTCGGCAAGAGCTACGCCATCGCCCGCCTCTCGGAAGAGGGCCCGGTTATCAGCCAGGCGGCCGTCACCGGCTTGCAGGTGCGCAGCAACGAGAAGACGGCCGTGGATGCGCTGACCTTCTATCCGGATGGCAGCATCCTTTACGGCACGACAATCCAGCTTAGCGAGGTCACGCCCGACACAAAGGTCGTCGTGGAAATCTTCCTCAAGGGCGTCACCTTCGAAGACGGCACCACGAAAAAGACCTTCACGGCGGCGGATTTCGACGCGCTCGGCAGGATCTATGTGAAATTCCTGTACACGCCGGGTGCCTCGAAAAATTCCTTCTGCCACCGCATCCACGTCTACAACGGCAGCACCTACCTCGGAACGTTCTAA
- a CDS encoding valyl-tRNA synthetase, with translation MSEITRSYEPADVEKKWYAAWQQAGAFAPAAAVPGQETYTIVIPPPNVTGILHMGHVLNNTLQDALIRRARLEGKAACWIPGTDHAGIATQTMVEKHLRQTEGKTRRDIGRDAFLERVWAWRDEKGDKILQQLRELGCSCDWDRTHFTMDPGYSRAVLTSFIKLFEAGHIYRGKRMVNWCPASLTALSDEEVEMRPTKGFIYRLRYELVEPFDASPASAAAEADENVSVLPPEAITDGRITHIVLETTRPETIAADVAVAVHPDDPRYRHLIGKKVWRPLGARVPIPIIADAAVDPAFAAGALKVTPAHDKVDFEIGQRHRLPVIESIEADGTMNLHAGPELAGLERFAARKKAAEVLRQRGALIEEKPYENNVGYSQRAGVPIEPRLTQQWWLRYPRVEEAKQVVRDGLIKMHPERWTKIYLHWLDNIQDWCISRQLWWGHRIPVWYAKGVDRENLTEADLRDPAKIHVSLDGPADPENWIQEEDVLDTWASSWLWPFATQGWPDFDDASPKPVQSSGFGVQGSSNGFVHPDALTADNSKPETPNSKQRAFYARHYPTTTLATGADIIFFWVARMIMAGLEFARPGAPVEERIPFRHVYFNGIVRDKQGRKMSKTLGNSPDPLDLIARYGADGLRFGLLQIAPLGQDVKFDEDRIEAGKNFCNKLWNACRFRQMSGAAPDGSVVTPDNTTLDAVLARLDAQQLDDDDHALLSALLDTMRTLERSFAEFEFAAATQRLYSFFWNDFCDWYVEVAKARVQEPAARDHVLAIQDLVIRQFLLLFEPFAPFITEELWHLLGYAKSEADFLQHTRLDTADALVATLAARGVAVDAAATGRVEKLRQVTTLARQLKLEQSVAQKRDVRFFAETAIGDEGQAAWLALESAAAKFTRLAGAAELARTTEKLPLPAVVTPLGTLYLDTGIKVDPASERARLTKERDQVGKHIAGTESRLANKAFTDKAPPAVIEGARKQLAEQQAKLAEIERLLAALG, from the coding sequence ATGTCCGAGATCACCAGGAGTTACGAACCCGCCGACGTTGAGAAAAAATGGTATGCCGCCTGGCAGCAGGCCGGGGCCTTCGCCCCTGCCGCCGCCGTCCCCGGGCAGGAGACATACACCATCGTCATCCCGCCTCCCAACGTCACGGGCATCCTGCACATGGGCCATGTGCTCAACAACACCCTCCAGGACGCGCTCATCCGTCGCGCCCGCCTCGAAGGCAAGGCCGCCTGCTGGATCCCCGGCACCGATCACGCCGGCATCGCCACCCAGACGATGGTCGAAAAACACCTGCGCCAGACCGAAGGCAAAACCCGCCGCGATATCGGCCGCGACGCCTTCCTGGAACGCGTGTGGGCCTGGCGCGACGAGAAGGGCGACAAGATCCTGCAACAGCTCCGCGAACTCGGCTGTTCCTGCGACTGGGACCGCACCCACTTCACGATGGACCCCGGTTACTCGCGCGCCGTGCTCACGTCCTTTATCAAGCTCTTCGAGGCCGGCCACATCTACCGCGGCAAGCGCATGGTCAACTGGTGCCCCGCCTCGCTCACCGCCCTTTCCGACGAGGAAGTCGAGATGCGCCCGACCAAGGGTTTCATCTACCGCCTCCGCTACGAACTCGTCGAACCCTTCGACGCCTCGCCCGCATCCGCCGCCGCCGAGGCGGATGAAAACGTCTCCGTTCTCCCGCCCGAGGCGATCACCGACGGCCGCATCACCCACATCGTCCTCGAAACCACCCGCCCCGAAACCATCGCCGCCGACGTGGCCGTGGCCGTCCACCCCGACGATCCGCGCTACCGGCACCTCATCGGCAAAAAAGTCTGGCGCCCGCTCGGCGCGCGCGTGCCGATCCCGATCATCGCCGACGCCGCCGTCGATCCCGCCTTCGCCGCCGGCGCGCTCAAGGTCACGCCCGCGCACGACAAGGTCGACTTCGAGATCGGCCAGCGCCACCGCCTCCCGGTCATCGAATCCATCGAGGCCGACGGCACGATGAACCTCCACGCCGGCCCCGAACTCGCCGGCCTCGAACGCTTCGCCGCCCGCAAGAAGGCCGCGGAGGTTCTCCGCCAGCGCGGCGCTCTCATCGAGGAAAAACCCTACGAAAACAACGTCGGTTACTCGCAGCGCGCCGGCGTGCCCATCGAACCCCGGCTCACCCAGCAATGGTGGCTCCGCTACCCGCGCGTCGAGGAGGCGAAGCAGGTCGTCCGCGACGGCCTCATCAAGATGCACCCCGAACGCTGGACGAAGATCTACCTGCACTGGCTCGACAACATCCAGGACTGGTGCATCAGCCGCCAGCTCTGGTGGGGCCACCGCATCCCCGTCTGGTACGCGAAGGGCGTGGATCGCGAGAACCTCACCGAGGCCGACCTGCGCGACCCTGCAAAAATCCATGTCTCGCTCGACGGTCCCGCCGACCCGGAAAACTGGATACAGGAAGAAGACGTGCTCGACACCTGGGCCTCGTCCTGGCTCTGGCCTTTCGCCACGCAGGGCTGGCCCGACTTCGACGACGCGTCGCCGAAGCCGGTTCAGAGTTCAGGGTTCGGGGTTCAGGGTTCAAGCAACGGCTTCGTCCACCCGGACGCCCTTACGGCCGACAACTCCAAACCCGAAACTCCAAACTCCAAACAGCGCGCGTTCTACGCGCGCCATTACCCGACCACCACGCTCGCCACCGGCGCGGACATCATCTTTTTCTGGGTTGCCCGCATGATCATGGCCGGCCTCGAATTTGCCCGGCCCGGCGCGCCCGTCGAGGAGCGCATCCCCTTCCGCCACGTTTATTTCAACGGCATCGTCCGCGACAAGCAGGGCCGCAAGATGTCGAAAACCCTCGGCAACTCGCCCGATCCGCTCGACCTCATCGCCCGCTACGGCGCCGACGGCCTGCGCTTCGGCCTCCTGCAAATCGCGCCGCTCGGCCAGGACGTGAAGTTCGACGAGGACCGCATCGAGGCCGGCAAGAATTTCTGCAACAAGCTCTGGAACGCCTGCCGCTTCCGCCAGATGAGCGGGGCCGCGCCCGACGGCTCCGTCGTCACGCCCGACAACACCACGCTCGACGCCGTCCTTGCCCGCCTCGACGCGCAACAACTCGACGACGACGACCACGCACTCCTCTCCGCGCTCCTCGACACCATGCGCACGCTCGAACGCAGCTTTGCCGAATTCGAGTTCGCGGCGGCCACGCAGCGCCTGTATTCATTTTTCTGGAACGATTTTTGCGACTGGTACGTCGAAGTCGCCAAGGCCCGCGTCCAGGAACCGGCGGCCCGGGATCACGTCCTCGCGATCCAGGACCTCGTCATCCGCCAGTTCCTGCTCCTGTTCGAGCCGTTCGCGCCCTTCATCACCGAGGAACTCTGGCACCTGCTCGGCTATGCGAAGAGCGAGGCCGATTTCCTGCAACACACCCGGCTCGACACCGCCGACGCGCTCGTCGCCACGCTCGCCGCGCGCGGCGTGGCCGTGGACGCCGCCGCCACCGGTCGCGTGGAAAAGCTCCGGCAGGTCACCACGCTCGCCCGCCAGCTCAAGCTGGAGCAGAGCGTCGCGCAAAAACGCGACGTGAGGTTTTTCGCCGAGACCGCCATCGGCGACGAAGGCCAGGCCGCCTGGCTGGCGCTCGAATCCGCCGCCGCGAAGTTCACCCGCCTCGCCGGCGCCGCCGAACTTGCGCGCACCACGGAAAAACTCCCGCTGCCCGCCGTCGTGACGCCGCTCGGCACGCTTTATCTCGACACCGGCATCAAGGTCGATCCCGCCTCCGAGCGCGCCCGCCTCACGAAAGAGCGCGACCAAGTCGGCAAGCACATCGCCGGCACCGAGTCGCGCCTCGCCAACAAGGCGTTCACCGACAAGGCCCCGCCCGCCGTGATCGAGGGCGCCCGCAAGCAGCTTGCCGAACAGCAGGCCAAGCTCGCCGAGATCGAGCGCCTGCTGGCCGCGCTCGGGTGA
- a CDS encoding phosphoenolpyruvate carboxylase, giving the protein MARRTLAAASASTTSAFSESEKPRRKTSSALGDLARLRDEVRFLGSVLGEVIREVEGEATFATVERLRTLAKARRGRAGGGRDSRHARESHAVRDGAGDQLDKAVAALTPVEAFNQAMAFTLYFELVNLAEENFRVQLLRLRRAERSANPAAPAQRESFDAALAELRASGVGPAELQELLDRIGIELVFTAHPTESKRRTLLTKLQRLALILRQRNPQATADTAGLAAPSPASASDGVRDPESVAKIRREVASLWLTDRSRVERPGVNDEARTGLWYFNTTLYDVLPRLQADLERALSLHYPGVRAPSRWLTFGSWIGGDRDGNPNVTAAVSAGILVLHRRLAVEKLAAATRELSRTLTVSDRRDAVTPELRRLLRENRHLSPHVDELGSRYPHEPYRLLLAGLGARLAKAAEEGRDGTTLLGGPVADESCLREDTPREVFGAIRRSLEAGRGALLAEGELKDAAHVLDVFGLHTARLDIRQHSGPHEAAVAELLEVPGVAGEGEGAAAAPVKNYARLDEAARRQVLARALATAKPLDALQRSELSAATRNVLDPLVLAALTSVKFGSGALGIYIISMTDDVSDVLEVALIMRLAGADLPIAPLFETLDDLNRAPDILAQLFAHPAYAGLLEARARHQHVMLGYSDSNKDCGYLTANWALYQAQETIVAACQASGVRVTLFHGRGGSIARGGGPAARAILAQPAGLRDGGIRITEQGEVLSTRYHDRDLAHRILEQMAYGVLLGAHAARNVQPPAAAWVQAMETMSEAGFAAYRKLVHDDPEFLQFWKQATPIDEISNLKLGSRPSYRRATQSVSDLRAIPWVFSWMQSRFNFPGWYGLGSALEAVLRRGAAGRKLLRTMHAGWPFFRTLIDNAELTMRKADMGIARLYASLVEDEGVRERMLRALADEFARAERAILAITGRKQLLAREPVLLRSVELRNPYIDPLNYLQVEMLRRLRAGGLSKADEEAVRAVVELTINGISGGLKNTG; this is encoded by the coding sequence ATGGCCCGCCGCACCCTTGCCGCCGCTTCCGCTTCAACAACATCCGCATTTTCCGAATCTGAAAAACCGCGCCGGAAAACGTCCTCCGCTCTCGGCGACCTCGCCCGCCTGCGCGACGAGGTCCGGTTTCTCGGCTCCGTCCTCGGGGAAGTGATCCGCGAGGTGGAGGGCGAGGCGACGTTCGCCACCGTCGAACGCCTGCGCACCCTCGCCAAGGCCCGCCGCGGCCGGGCCGGCGGCGGACGCGATTCACGCCACGCGCGCGAATCGCACGCGGTCCGTGATGGAGCCGGCGACCAGCTTGACAAGGCCGTCGCCGCGCTCACGCCGGTGGAGGCCTTCAACCAGGCGATGGCCTTCACGCTGTACTTCGAGCTGGTGAACCTCGCCGAGGAAAATTTCCGCGTGCAACTCCTCCGCCTCCGCCGCGCCGAGCGGTCGGCGAATCCCGCGGCGCCGGCGCAACGCGAATCGTTCGACGCCGCCCTCGCCGAACTCCGGGCGAGCGGCGTCGGTCCGGCCGAGTTGCAGGAACTGCTCGACCGGATCGGCATCGAGCTGGTGTTCACCGCGCACCCCACCGAATCGAAACGCCGCACGCTGCTCACCAAGTTGCAGCGCCTGGCGCTCATCCTGCGCCAGCGCAACCCGCAGGCAACGGCCGATACGGCCGGCCTTGCCGCCCCGTCACCGGCGTCCGCGTCCGATGGCGTCCGCGATCCGGAAAGCGTCGCCAAAATCCGCCGCGAGGTCGCCTCGCTCTGGCTGACCGACCGCAGCCGCGTGGAGCGCCCCGGCGTCAACGACGAGGCGCGCACCGGCCTCTGGTATTTCAACACCACGCTCTACGATGTGCTGCCGCGCCTCCAGGCCGATCTCGAGCGCGCGCTGTCGCTGCACTACCCCGGCGTGCGCGCGCCGTCGCGCTGGTTGACGTTCGGCTCGTGGATCGGCGGCGACCGCGACGGCAACCCCAACGTCACGGCGGCGGTGTCGGCCGGGATTCTTGTCCTGCATCGCCGGCTGGCAGTCGAAAAACTGGCGGCGGCCACCCGCGAGCTCTCGCGCACGCTGACCGTTTCCGACCGGCGCGACGCCGTCACGCCGGAGCTGCGCCGCCTGCTGCGCGAGAACCGCCACCTCTCTCCGCACGTCGATGAACTCGGCAGCCGGTATCCGCACGAGCCCTACCGGCTCCTGCTCGCCGGGCTCGGCGCGCGGCTGGCGAAAGCGGCCGAGGAAGGCCGCGACGGCACCACCCTGCTCGGCGGACCGGTCGCGGACGAATCCTGCCTGCGCGAGGACACGCCCCGCGAGGTGTTCGGCGCGATCCGCCGCAGCCTCGAAGCCGGACGCGGGGCGCTCCTGGCCGAAGGTGAACTCAAGGACGCGGCGCACGTGCTGGACGTTTTCGGCCTGCACACGGCGCGGCTCGATATCCGCCAGCATTCCGGCCCGCACGAGGCGGCGGTGGCGGAGCTGCTCGAAGTGCCGGGCGTGGCCGGGGAAGGGGAGGGCGCGGCTGCGGCTCCGGTAAAAAATTACGCCCGGCTCGACGAGGCGGCGCGCCGCCAGGTGCTGGCGCGGGCGCTCGCGACGGCCAAGCCGCTGGACGCCCTGCAACGGTCCGAACTCTCCGCCGCCACGCGCAATGTCCTCGATCCGCTCGTGCTGGCGGCGCTCACCTCGGTCAAGTTCGGCTCCGGCGCGCTCGGTATCTATATCATCAGCATGACGGACGATGTTTCCGATGTGCTCGAAGTGGCGCTGATCATGCGCCTGGCCGGCGCGGACCTGCCGATCGCCCCGCTGTTCGAAACGCTCGACGACCTCAACCGCGCTCCCGACATCCTCGCGCAGCTTTTCGCGCACCCGGCCTACGCCGGCCTGCTGGAGGCGCGCGCGCGGCACCAGCACGTGATGCTCGGCTACTCCGATTCCAACAAGGACTGCGGCTACCTCACCGCCAACTGGGCGCTCTACCAGGCGCAGGAAACCATCGTCGCCGCCTGCCAGGCCAGCGGCGTGCGGGTGACGCTCTTTCACGGACGCGGCGGCAGCATCGCCCGCGGCGGCGGCCCGGCGGCGCGCGCCATCCTCGCCCAGCCCGCCGGCCTGCGCGATGGCGGCATCCGCATTACCGAGCAGGGCGAAGTGCTCTCCACGCGTTATCACGACCGCGACCTCGCCCACCGCATCCTCGAACAGATGGCCTACGGCGTGCTCCTTGGCGCGCACGCCGCCCGCAACGTGCAGCCGCCGGCCGCGGCGTGGGTGCAGGCCATGGAAACGATGAGCGAAGCCGGTTTCGCGGCCTACAGGAAACTCGTCCATGACGACCCCGAGTTCTTGCAGTTCTGGAAACAGGCCACGCCGATCGACGAGATCAGCAACCTGAAGCTCGGCTCGCGTCCCAGCTACCGGCGCGCCACGCAAAGCGTTTCCGACCTGCGCGCCATTCCCTGGGTGTTTTCCTGGATGCAGAGCCGCTTCAATTTCCCCGGCTGGTACGGGCTCGGCTCGGCGCTCGAGGCGGTGTTGCGGCGCGGCGCGGCCGGCAGGAAATTGCTGCGCACGATGCACGCCGGCTGGCCGTTTTTCCGGACGTTGATCGACAACGCCGAACTGACCATGCGCAAGGCCGACATGGGCATCGCCCGGCTCTACGCCTCGCTGGTCGAGGATGAAGGCGTGCGCGAGCGGATGCTGCGGGCGCTTGCCGACGAGTTTGCGCGCGCCGAGCGGGCGATCCTCGCCATCACGGGCCGCAAGCAGTTGCTGGCGCGCGAGCCGGTGCTGCTGCGTTCGGTCGAGCTGCGCAATCCCTACATCGACCCGCTCAATTACCTGCAGGTGGAGATGCTTCGCCGTCTCCGCGCCGGCGGCCTGTCGAAGGCGGACGAGGAGGCCGTGCGCGCCGTGGTCGAGCTGACGATCAATGGCATCTCGGGCGGGCTGAAAAACACCGGATGA